A genomic region of Prevotella scopos JCM 17725 contains the following coding sequences:
- a CDS encoding helix-turn-helix domain-containing protein, which translates to MKRSELSIVQALKRLGIPRRTFYNWYKKYAIGGLNALRATHCRAPTT; encoded by the coding sequence ATAAAGCGTTCAGAGTTAAGTATTGTTCAGGCACTTAAGCGTTTAGGAATCCCAAGGCGTACCTTTTATAATTGGTATAAGAAATATGCTATAGGAGGTTTGAATGCTCTCAGAGCAACACATTGTAGAGCACCGACAACGTGA
- a CDS encoding Z1 domain-containing protein, with product MQNQIINMCRVLIGPNAVVTDDQINDAIARVSLIFPNMDIAQVKNELLSLYGVRIQDFQILEGNERRQPWLRDFKAERKSTWDFWVRYKQYLSEQKGFAPLVIQKLDDMSDRILDNLFNPQLTNITIDKKGLVVGQVQSGKTANYTGLICKAADAGFNFIVVLAGILNNLRSQTQSRIDEGFLGFDTQYERAYNINNTTKIGVGLIPGFDSAIANSYTTSLDSGDFNSRAANTAGFNFNAPQPIILVVKKNASVLKRLNTWLKAQAGGHKIANKSLLLVDDEADNASINTKKDKDLDPTAINKAIRTLIGQFNRSAYVGYTATPFANIFIAQDESDLFPRDFIINLPAPTNYIGPEKVFGTSMDVEDEEDLLPIVVPISDYLTFIPEGHKKNDPKPTFTDIPESLKTAIKSFILTCAIRIARGQENKHNSMLIHVSRYQLWQNKIKELVAQQFSYYKQEIEANDSSVLSEFQDLLENDYTETTNKIKNSSLSNIDHCLQVHQWEDIKPLLFKVVQKIEVKSINGSSGDILDYQLSSKNGVSVIAIGGDKLSRGLTLEGLSISYFLRASKMYDTLMQMGRWFGYRPGYVDLCRLFTSAELNEWYRHIAVASAELRDEFNYLAESRSTPDKYALKVRTHPGCLQITALNKMRNTKEIQVSWASRLIETYQLPIDKGLKNRNLVATEELLSGLGEPLIKDGDYLWKNVPANQISDYFNEFTVAESLKKVNLELIVKYINELQGYGELTNWSVVLMNKTAGSGPNKEYCFCNKYKVNCFYRNRAIDTDYKTYFIRKNHIVGNQADEFVDLDKNVLNEALEATKQEAIKSGKTWAKAYPKPLVVRSNFRPKAQPLLIIYPLNPIGANVMKNNVPVEGSIVFTVGDDPFVGFAISFPATDTSIAVNYKVNMVGEYADIEDNFDNENDNEYGE from the coding sequence ATGCAGAATCAAATTATTAATATGTGCCGAGTCCTAATCGGACCAAATGCTGTTGTAACAGACGATCAGATTAATGATGCTATAGCAAGGGTATCACTAATCTTTCCCAATATGGATATTGCGCAAGTAAAAAACGAATTATTATCCTTGTATGGAGTAAGAATTCAGGATTTTCAAATTCTAGAAGGAAATGAAAGAAGACAACCTTGGCTTAGAGATTTCAAAGCTGAACGCAAATCTACTTGGGACTTTTGGGTGAGATATAAACAATATCTGTCTGAACAAAAAGGCTTTGCTCCACTTGTCATTCAAAAATTAGATGATATGAGTGACCGCATTTTAGATAATTTGTTTAATCCACAGCTGACCAATATCACAATTGATAAAAAAGGGTTAGTTGTAGGTCAAGTTCAATCTGGTAAAACAGCTAATTACACAGGCTTAATTTGCAAAGCTGCTGATGCTGGCTTCAATTTTATCGTTGTACTAGCTGGCATATTGAATAATCTGAGAAGCCAAACTCAAAGTAGAATAGATGAGGGCTTTTTAGGATTTGATACCCAATACGAACGAGCATATAATATCAATAATACTACCAAAATCGGTGTGGGACTGATTCCTGGTTTTGATTCCGCTATAGCTAATTCCTATACCACAAGTTTGGATTCTGGCGATTTCAATAGTAGGGCAGCAAATACAGCTGGCTTCAACTTCAATGCACCGCAACCTATAATTTTGGTTGTAAAAAAGAACGCATCAGTATTAAAGCGCTTGAACACTTGGCTAAAAGCTCAAGCTGGGGGTCACAAGATTGCCAATAAATCGTTGCTACTGGTTGATGATGAAGCGGATAATGCTTCAATCAATACAAAGAAAGATAAGGATTTAGACCCAACAGCAATTAATAAAGCTATTAGAACGCTGATTGGACAATTCAATAGGTCTGCCTATGTTGGATATACAGCCACCCCTTTTGCTAATATATTTATAGCACAAGACGAATCAGATCTGTTTCCACGTGACTTCATTATCAATCTACCTGCACCAACTAATTATATTGGTCCTGAAAAAGTATTTGGGACAAGTATGGATGTTGAGGATGAAGAAGACTTGTTGCCAATTGTGGTTCCTATTAGCGATTATCTGACTTTCATACCAGAGGGGCACAAAAAGAATGATCCCAAGCCAACATTTACAGATATACCAGAGTCATTAAAGACGGCTATTAAGAGCTTTATATTGACATGCGCTATACGTATAGCAAGAGGCCAAGAAAACAAGCATAACTCTATGCTTATCCACGTTTCTCGCTATCAGCTATGGCAAAATAAGATTAAAGAATTGGTCGCTCAGCAGTTTTCTTATTATAAGCAAGAGATAGAAGCAAACGATTCATCTGTGCTCAGTGAATTTCAAGATTTGCTAGAGAATGACTATACTGAAACAACCAATAAAATTAAAAATTCGTCGCTTTCCAATATTGATCATTGCTTGCAAGTCCACCAGTGGGAAGATATTAAGCCTTTGCTTTTCAAAGTTGTTCAGAAAATTGAAGTGAAATCCATTAACGGATCTTCAGGTGATATTCTTGATTATCAACTGAGTTCTAAAAATGGGGTTTCTGTAATTGCTATAGGCGGAGACAAACTATCTCGAGGTCTAACTTTGGAAGGTCTTTCAATAAGCTATTTCCTACGTGCATCTAAAATGTATGACACATTAATGCAGATGGGCAGATGGTTTGGTTATCGTCCTGGATATGTTGATTTATGCAGATTATTTACAAGTGCGGAACTTAATGAATGGTATCGACACATAGCTGTTGCTAGTGCTGAGTTGCGTGATGAGTTCAACTACCTTGCAGAATCGAGAAGTACTCCTGATAAGTATGCCCTTAAGGTGCGTACGCATCCTGGATGCCTGCAGATTACAGCTCTTAATAAAATGAGAAATACCAAAGAAATTCAAGTATCATGGGCTTCTCGCCTCATTGAAACGTATCAATTGCCAATTGACAAGGGATTAAAGAATAGAAACCTTGTTGCAACCGAAGAGCTTCTATCTGGTTTAGGTGAGCCGCTAATCAAAGACGGAGACTATCTTTGGAAGAACGTTCCAGCAAACCAAATCTCTGATTATTTCAATGAATTTACTGTTGCAGAATCTCTCAAAAAGGTAAATCTTGAGTTGATAGTTAAGTATATTAATGAGTTACAAGGATATGGCGAATTAACGAATTGGAGCGTAGTTCTAATGAACAAAACGGCTGGTAGTGGACCGAATAAGGAATATTGTTTCTGTAACAAATATAAAGTTAATTGTTTCTATCGTAATAGAGCTATTGATACCGATTACAAAACTTACTTTATTCGAAAGAATCATATAGTAGGTAATCAAGCCGATGAATTTGTGGATTTAGATAAGAATGTGCTAAATGAAGCTCTTGAAGCAACAAAGCAAGAGGCTATTAAAAGTGGTAAAACTTGGGCAAAGGCATATCCCAAGCCATTAGTTGTACGTAGTAATTTCAGACCCAAAGCTCAACCACTTCTAATTATATATCCATTAAATCCTATTGGTGCCAACGTTATGAAGAATAATGTGCCCGTTGAAGGTTCAATCGTGTTTACAGTAGGTGATGATCCTTTTGTAGGGTTTGCTATTTCGTTTCCTGCAACAGATACATCTATAGCTGTAAATTATAAAGTGAATATGGTAGGAGAATATGCCGATATTGAAGACAATTTCGATAATGAAAACGACAATGAGTATGGAGAATAA
- a CDS encoding helix-turn-helix domain-containing protein, whose translation METVRDLNMDSDEMQVVLSAIRSVSKRIKDVAETYKPLFGGEHFLTGKEVCERLYISPRTLQDYRDKGIIPYTQFAGKILYKVSDLERLLEENYNT comes from the coding sequence ATGGAAACAGTAAGAGATTTGAACATGGATTCGGACGAGATGCAGGTGGTGCTGTCCGCCATAAGAAGTGTGAGCAAACGGATAAAGGATGTAGCAGAGACATACAAGCCTCTCTTTGGCGGTGAGCATTTCCTCACAGGTAAGGAGGTGTGTGAACGGCTATATATCAGTCCTCGAACATTACAGGATTATAGGGACAAAGGGATTATACCCTATACGCAGTTTGCGGGGAAGATACTCTATAAGGTTTCAGATTTGGAGAGGCTACTAGAGGAAAATTATAACACATAA
- a CDS encoding AIPR family protein, with the protein MNTDINKYYLSLIQEIATRQLSNEDGDNQEQTFTRYVLDVLSEAGETENATVAFDEKDLGTKKQHKINGYAIADNYETVDLFISIFGCEESIYSTPKAEIDRAATRIINFFRKAVYGDYANEVAESSEIFEFANTLSSYEELKENLVRVNAFILTNGEYKGEIPANIEICGYKVFFRVIDLRYLYQVTVESRVPIEINFMEEGYTVPCLSAASENPDYQAYVAIIPGICLANLYERFGARLLEQNVRSFLQFTGKINKGIRDTIKKESHMFLAFNNGLAATANHIELDSIGRNIVKISNLQIVNGGQTTASIYHTWKKDKADISGIFVQAKISVIKRAEEFADIVSRISRYANTQNKVNEADFTANNAHLIAFEKLSRYIMTPITEDSNIQTYWFFERARGQYKNLRQKEGFTKSRQTAFDLKYPKKQVITKVELAKYINAYEEVYDGKKIAIGPFIVVRGNEKNYSKFINNNLPESIKNFNSIYYEDAIAKTILFRTADKRYGTKVSGNNIGELKQVVVPYAISLLTTITKGKLNLYKIWKNQCLSNALSDFIYELMKQINEFILNESPVSHYIEWSKKEECWEKVKAYTWSYDLNDIKSDLINSSTPVRKGFSLNPDKNDEDVAHDMEIIESIPFSLWRKIAEWGKETDCLSINYQSAAQETAHKLKFNHKFTDSDRRKAINIYNIVCEKNIELLFEADKLTSEDDKAHSASHASSTDYDNDNITIELVQKMVEWDRRRRVLKDWQWKVMDEIANGKRPLGERMKRGMYMNYITLKKRGFTE; encoded by the coding sequence ATGAATACTGACATAAATAAATATTATCTATCTCTCATTCAAGAGATTGCAACCCGCCAACTATCTAATGAAGATGGCGATAATCAAGAGCAAACATTTACTAGATATGTTCTTGATGTATTGTCAGAAGCTGGAGAAACTGAAAATGCAACAGTAGCTTTTGATGAAAAAGACTTAGGAACAAAAAAGCAACATAAAATTAATGGCTATGCAATAGCTGATAATTATGAAACTGTTGACTTATTTATTTCTATTTTTGGGTGTGAAGAAAGCATATATTCAACTCCTAAAGCTGAAATTGATAGAGCTGCTACCAGAATTATTAATTTCTTCAGAAAGGCTGTATATGGTGATTATGCAAATGAAGTTGCAGAATCATCTGAAATATTTGAGTTCGCAAATACTCTATCTTCATATGAAGAATTAAAAGAGAATTTGGTGAGAGTTAATGCCTTTATCCTAACTAATGGAGAATATAAAGGGGAAATTCCTGCTAATATAGAAATCTGTGGATATAAAGTATTCTTCCGGGTGATTGACCTTCGCTATCTTTACCAAGTTACAGTAGAGTCACGCGTGCCTATTGAGATTAATTTTATGGAGGAAGGCTATACTGTCCCATGTTTATCAGCAGCTTCTGAAAACCCAGACTATCAAGCATATGTAGCTATTATACCTGGAATATGTTTGGCCAATTTATATGAAAGGTTTGGTGCCAGATTATTGGAACAAAATGTTCGTTCTTTCCTCCAATTTACGGGAAAAATTAACAAAGGTATCAGAGATACAATTAAAAAAGAGTCACATATGTTCTTGGCCTTCAATAATGGATTAGCGGCTACTGCTAATCACATCGAATTAGATTCTATAGGCAGAAACATTGTCAAGATTTCTAATTTACAGATTGTAAATGGCGGTCAAACAACTGCATCTATCTACCATACATGGAAAAAGGATAAGGCTGACATCTCTGGAATTTTTGTTCAAGCTAAAATCTCGGTGATCAAAAGAGCAGAAGAATTTGCCGATATTGTATCACGCATTTCTCGATATGCAAATACACAAAACAAGGTGAATGAGGCTGATTTTACAGCCAATAATGCCCATCTTATTGCGTTTGAGAAGTTATCACGATACATCATGACACCAATAACAGAAGATTCAAACATCCAGACATATTGGTTCTTTGAAAGAGCAAGAGGCCAATATAAAAATCTTCGTCAAAAGGAGGGGTTTACCAAATCTCGCCAAACTGCCTTTGACTTGAAATATCCCAAGAAGCAGGTTATTACGAAGGTAGAACTTGCCAAATATATAAACGCATACGAAGAAGTGTATGATGGGAAAAAGATTGCAATCGGTCCGTTTATCGTGGTACGTGGTAACGAAAAGAACTACAGTAAGTTCATAAATAATAACTTACCTGAAAGTATTAAAAACTTCAATAGCATCTATTATGAAGATGCCATTGCCAAAACGATATTATTCAGAACTGCCGATAAAAGATATGGTACCAAAGTATCTGGAAATAATATTGGTGAGTTGAAACAAGTAGTTGTTCCTTATGCTATTTCTTTATTAACTACCATAACGAAGGGAAAGCTAAACCTCTATAAGATTTGGAAGAACCAATGCCTTTCTAACGCACTTTCTGATTTCATTTATGAGCTAATGAAACAGATTAATGAATTCATTCTCAATGAATCACCTGTTTCACATTATATCGAGTGGTCAAAAAAAGAAGAATGCTGGGAGAAGGTTAAGGCATACACTTGGTCTTATGATTTGAATGATATAAAGTCTGATCTCATAAATTCTTCAACTCCAGTCAGAAAAGGTTTTTCGCTGAATCCTGATAAGAACGATGAAGATGTAGCTCATGATATGGAAATTATAGAATCTATTCCATTTTCATTGTGGAGAAAAATTGCTGAATGGGGAAAAGAAACTGATTGTTTGTCTATCAATTATCAGTCTGCTGCTCAAGAAACGGCTCATAAGTTGAAGTTTAATCATAAGTTTACTGATTCAGATAGAAGAAAAGCCATAAATATTTATAATATCGTTTGTGAGAAGAATATCGAATTGTTGTTTGAGGCAGATAAGCTTACTTCCGAAGACGATAAAGCACATAGTGCAAGTCATGCTTCCTCAACTGATTATGATAACGATAATATCACAATTGAGTTGGTTCAAAAAATGGTTGAGTGGGATCGCAGACGTCGTGTCCTCAAAGATTGGCAATGGAAAGTTATGGATGAGATAGCCAATGGGAAACGTCCATTGGGTGAAAGAATGAAAAGAGGAATGTATATGAACTATATAACTCTCAAAAAAAGAGGGTTTACAGAATAA
- a CDS encoding helix-turn-helix domain-containing protein: MGYLIITDQNWQKLRDEILSLADCCHKAFGEKCKHTDWLHNGDVCRLLNISKRTLQHYRDTGVLPFTQIEHKCYYRREDVERLLQTKSEKTKNNK, from the coding sequence ATGGGGTATTTAATAATTACAGACCAGAACTGGCAGAAACTAAGGGACGAGATATTAAGTCTTGCCGACTGCTGCCACAAGGCATTTGGAGAGAAGTGTAAGCACACAGATTGGCTGCACAATGGTGATGTGTGCAGGTTACTTAACATCAGCAAGCGCACCTTGCAGCACTACCGTGATACGGGCGTGCTGCCGTTTACACAAATCGAACACAAGTGCTATTATAGGCGTGAGGACGTGGAGCGGTTGTTGCAGACAAAATCAGAGAAAACCAAGAACAATAAATAA
- a CDS encoding DNA cytosine methyltransferase, protein MKYRFIDLFAGAGGLSEGFIRAGYEPIAHIEMDHYACDSLKTRAAFHYLKENGKLEIYEEYLKNKKEKTDGSWLWNKVPKSVIDSVIQEAIGKETLPSLFERVDKLCNGTPVDMIIGGPPCQAYSVAGRARLGKKIEEDPRNDLYKFYVAFLKRYKPKMFVFENVLGILTAKGGEPFRDLIRLVRELDYNIDFREQIASQHGVLQKRHRVIIVGWQNKRDTQEDTSYHYPYLLEEQIPYKIMRDLFCDLPIIKAGEGTLCGIVHYTKPLNDMEYLKKSGIRGVLSFTTQHIARPNNPTDREIYKQAVEQWNEGKRLRYDKLDPSLQKHKNTQTFLNRFCVVDPNGVCHTVVAHIAMDGHYYIYPTPNPTTDNVRSITIREAARIQSFPDDYFFEGSRSAAFKQIGNAVPVVLAEKIALEIKKILAHEDELRRTQNR, encoded by the coding sequence ATGAAGTACAGATTTATAGATTTGTTTGCAGGTGCTGGTGGGCTATCAGAAGGTTTTATCAGAGCTGGTTATGAACCCATAGCACATATTGAGATGGATCACTATGCTTGTGATTCATTGAAAACTCGTGCAGCATTTCATTATTTAAAGGAGAACGGAAAACTTGAAATATACGAAGAATACCTCAAAAATAAGAAGGAAAAGACAGATGGAAGTTGGCTTTGGAATAAAGTTCCTAAATCTGTGATTGACTCTGTAATTCAAGAAGCTATAGGGAAAGAAACATTGCCAAGCCTTTTTGAAAGAGTTGACAAGCTTTGTAATGGGACGCCCGTTGATATGATAATTGGAGGTCCACCGTGCCAAGCATATTCTGTCGCTGGCCGTGCCAGATTAGGAAAGAAAATAGAAGAAGACCCTCGTAATGACTTATATAAATTCTATGTAGCGTTCCTTAAGCGCTATAAGCCCAAAATGTTTGTATTTGAAAATGTTTTGGGAATTCTTACTGCTAAAGGTGGAGAGCCATTTAGGGATCTTATTCGATTGGTGCGTGAGTTGGATTACAATATAGATTTTCGTGAACAGATAGCATCACAGCATGGCGTTTTACAAAAACGTCATAGGGTCATTATTGTTGGTTGGCAAAATAAAAGAGACACACAAGAAGATACCTCGTATCACTATCCGTACCTTCTTGAAGAGCAAATACCATACAAAATAATGAGGGATTTGTTTTGTGATTTGCCTATAATCAAAGCTGGTGAAGGTACACTTTGTGGAATTGTTCATTACACAAAGCCTTTAAACGATATGGAATACCTTAAAAAATCAGGAATTAGAGGAGTCTTGAGCTTTACCACTCAGCACATTGCACGTCCTAACAATCCTACAGACAGAGAAATCTATAAGCAAGCGGTTGAACAATGGAATGAAGGGAAACGTTTACGGTATGATAAGCTTGACCCTTCACTACAAAAACATAAAAATACGCAGACATTCTTAAATAGGTTTTGTGTGGTAGATCCTAACGGGGTATGTCACACCGTTGTAGCGCATATCGCTATGGATGGACATTATTACATATATCCAACTCCTAATCCAACTACGGATAATGTACGCTCTATTACAATACGTGAAGCTGCAAGAATACAATCATTCCCAGATGACTACTTCTTTGAAGGAAGTCGCTCTGCCGCATTTAAACAAATTGGTAACGCTGTCCCTGTAGTACTTGCAGAGAAGATTGCTTTAGAGATAAAAAAGATATTAGCTCATGAAGATGAATTACGAAGAACTCAAAACCGCTAA
- a CDS encoding ATP-binding protein, with translation MKMNYEELKTANATPAAASMVETFRAMGYSLETAMADILDNSISAGANNIWISRIWKGGQSIITIKDDGIGMNHQELIEAMRPGSQNPLEERSKSDLGRFGLGLKTASFSQCRRLTVYSKKADYKPVYWTWDLDYVAKTNQWELLQWIPDEYINALDDVSHGTLVVWSGLDRIINPETSEIDINSKAKFSSQLDKVKRHISMTFHRFIEEKVVKIFWCEHEIEPWNPFCEDEPKTQIRPTENIIGGISVKGYVLPHKSAFSSEVAYTKAEGINGWAAQQGFYVYRGKRLLLAGDWLGLFRKEEHYKLVRIKIDLPNTLDTEWQIDIKKSRAYPPMQNRSQLESYAKAVRSIGCEVYRHRGKILKQKAGTSFQPLWCEKKKDNKWSFVVNREHDMIQQIKSMAHDNPEKAINTLLSFIEETLPTKTIYINEAKGEESQLEPFTGINPSIITDMMRMVYDNQIKMGKTSEQAKAYLKTVEPFNLFEDLIENL, from the coding sequence ATGAAGATGAATTACGAAGAACTCAAAACCGCTAATGCTACACCTGCTGCTGCGTCTATGGTTGAGACTTTTCGAGCTATGGGCTATAGTTTGGAAACAGCAATGGCTGATATATTAGATAACTCTATATCAGCTGGAGCGAATAATATCTGGATTTCAAGAATCTGGAAAGGTGGCCAATCCATTATAACTATTAAAGATGACGGTATTGGAATGAACCACCAAGAACTGATTGAAGCTATGAGACCGGGTTCTCAAAATCCTTTGGAAGAACGTTCAAAAAGTGATTTAGGTCGATTTGGTTTGGGACTGAAAACCGCCTCATTCTCTCAATGTAGAAGACTTACCGTATATAGCAAAAAGGCTGATTACAAGCCCGTTTATTGGACTTGGGACTTAGACTATGTTGCAAAAACAAACCAATGGGAACTTCTTCAATGGATTCCTGATGAATATATAAATGCTCTTGATGATGTTTCTCATGGCACTTTGGTTGTATGGTCAGGTTTAGACCGAATCATTAACCCAGAAACAAGTGAGATTGATATTAACTCAAAGGCTAAATTTTCTTCACAATTAGATAAGGTGAAACGACACATTTCAATGACTTTTCACCGTTTTATTGAAGAAAAAGTTGTGAAGATTTTCTGGTGTGAACATGAGATAGAGCCTTGGAATCCATTCTGTGAAGATGAACCAAAGACGCAGATAAGACCCACCGAGAATATTATTGGTGGAATATCTGTCAAGGGGTATGTTTTGCCTCATAAAAGTGCTTTCTCTAGCGAAGTAGCCTATACTAAAGCCGAAGGTATAAATGGATGGGCAGCTCAGCAGGGATTCTATGTGTATAGAGGAAAAAGATTACTTTTAGCAGGTGATTGGCTTGGACTATTTAGAAAGGAAGAACACTATAAATTAGTGCGAATTAAGATAGATTTACCTAATACATTGGACACTGAATGGCAGATTGATATTAAAAAATCAAGAGCCTATCCTCCAATGCAAAATAGAAGTCAACTTGAATCTTACGCTAAAGCTGTAAGATCAATTGGCTGTGAAGTCTATCGACATAGAGGAAAGATTCTGAAGCAGAAAGCTGGTACATCTTTCCAACCTCTATGGTGCGAGAAGAAAAAAGATAACAAATGGTCTTTTGTGGTTAATCGTGAACATGATATGATTCAGCAAATTAAAAGTATGGCTCATGATAACCCAGAGAAGGCTATTAACACTCTCCTTAGTTTTATTGAGGAAACGTTACCAACTAAGACTATTTATATCAATGAAGCAAAAGGTGAAGAGTCTCAACTTGAACCTTTTACAGGTATCAATCCTTCAATCATAACAGATATGATGCGGATGGTGTATGATAACCAAATTAAAATGGGAAAGACATCTGAACAAGCCAAAGCATATCTAAAAACAGTAGAACCATTTAATCTCTTTGAGGATTTAATCGAAAATTTATAG
- a CDS encoding DDE-type integrase/transposase/recombinase, producing MEHDFIFAADEFHHKTKFANEMWQTDFTYFKVKDWGWYYLSTVIDDYSRYIIHWELCPSMTSDDVSRTIDKAIEKAGVTFQNPPCLLSDNGPCYIASSLKQYLCKEYNIKHIHGKPLQTQRKIERYHRSMKNVIKLNHYFCPSELENAIDGWVKYYNERRFHESLDNLTPKDVYLG from the coding sequence ATGGAGCATGATTTTATCTTTGCAGCTGATGAGTTCCATCATAAGACTAAATTCGCTAATGAGATGTGGCAGACCGATTTTACCTATTTCAAAGTCAAGGATTGGGGCTGGTATTATCTCTCTACGGTAATTGATGACTACAGCAGGTATATTATCCATTGGGAGTTATGTCCGAGTATGACTTCTGATGATGTATCCAGAACTATAGATAAAGCAATTGAGAAGGCAGGAGTTACATTCCAGAATCCTCCTTGTCTGTTATCAGATAATGGACCATGTTATATTGCTTCCTCTCTCAAACAGTATCTCTGTAAGGAATATAATATCAAGCATATCCATGGCAAACCCTTGCAGACGCAGAGAAAGATAGAACGATATCACAGATCGATGAAAAATGTGATTAAGCTAAATCATTATTTTTGTCCCTCTGAATTGGAAAATGCTATCGATGGGTGGGTGAAATATTATAATGAGAGAAGGTTTCATGAATCGTTAGATAATCTTACACCCAAAGACGTATATTTAGGGTAA
- a CDS encoding helix-turn-helix transcriptional regulator, protein MSVKQIPNRLKAALADNHKTSKWLADQLGKSDMTVSRWCTNRSQPSVHQLIEIANLLDVDVSELLNKTK, encoded by the coding sequence ATGAGCGTTAAACAAATACCCAATAGATTAAAAGCCGCATTAGCAGATAATCACAAGACAAGCAAATGGCTTGCTGATCAATTAGGAAAATCAGACATGACGGTTTCCAGATGGTGTACTAACCGCTCACAACCTTCTGTCCACCAATTGATAGAGATAGCTAATCTCTTAGATGTTGATGTATCAGAACTGCTTAATAAAACAAAATAA
- a CDS encoding PD-(D/E)XK motif protein → MENKYHIIELWSSLKSLATIGVVKKLYDASLPIQVYATYSYPDDIVGIAVSFSKEFKIDISSLSNLSELRIRQLLDASMPGQKMLHVQLMRNENQRVFAALCEDLITTLKPLSSTKEMAQEVVNQLHRWKDLFGKIKFEGLSKEEQQGLYGELVFLRKLLNRSSNDTYVSTLQLWTGVEKTNKDFQGDNWAVEVKTTSTNNAQFITINGERQLDNSLVAHLFVYHLVLEVSKTNGESLPMIVSEIKALLSGNVPALCIFEEKLIEAKYISCHEFLYAERFYKKRSEKYYKVLADFPRIMENDLRNGVSNVVYVISIGMCDEHLVPEGVLFNTIK, encoded by the coding sequence ATGGAGAATAAATATCATATTATAGAGTTGTGGAGCTCATTAAAAAGCCTTGCAACTATAGGGGTTGTGAAGAAACTGTATGACGCATCATTACCAATACAAGTATATGCCACATATAGCTATCCCGATGATATAGTTGGGATAGCGGTCTCTTTCTCGAAAGAATTCAAGATTGATATTTCGTCTTTAAGCAATTTGAGCGAATTAAGAATTAGGCAGCTTTTGGATGCTTCAATGCCAGGACAAAAGATGCTCCATGTTCAACTGATGAGAAATGAAAACCAAAGAGTTTTCGCCGCATTGTGTGAAGATTTAATAACTACTTTAAAACCACTATCTTCTACAAAAGAAATGGCTCAAGAAGTTGTAAATCAACTACATAGATGGAAGGATTTGTTCGGAAAAATTAAATTCGAAGGATTATCAAAAGAAGAACAGCAAGGTTTATACGGAGAATTGGTTTTCCTTAGAAAATTGTTAAATAGAAGTTCAAATGATACCTATGTTTCTACTTTACAATTGTGGACTGGAGTTGAGAAAACAAATAAGGACTTTCAAGGCGATAATTGGGCAGTTGAAGTAAAAACAACATCTACCAATAATGCTCAATTCATAACTATAAACGGAGAACGACAACTTGATAATTCACTTGTCGCTCATTTATTTGTTTATCATTTAGTTTTAGAAGTATCCAAAACTAATGGAGAAAGTTTGCCTATGATTGTGTCAGAAATAAAGGCCCTTCTCAGTGGCAATGTACCTGCACTATGTATCTTCGAAGAAAAGCTCATTGAAGCGAAGTACATATCTTGTCATGAATTCTTATATGCTGAGCGTTTTTATAAAAAAAGGAGCGAAAAGTACTATAAAGTATTAGCTGATTTTCCAAGAATCATGGAGAATGATCTTAGAAACGGAGTTAGTAATGTCGTTTATGTTATTTCTATCGGCATGTGCGATGAACATTTAGTTCCTGAAGGTGTTTTATTTAATACCATAAAGTGA